In Spirosoma pollinicola, the genomic window ACCGGGCAATAGACCAATACACAGCCAGCAGCGCTAACCCCAGAGCAAGGAAGTCATCATTTAAGGTCGCAGGTAGGGAAACAGAAACTGAGTTTATTTTCGATCCTGAAAGGTTGGCCATTAGCACCGCCGAACAGTTTGCTGATAGGCTCATGGAGCTTAGGGATGCCAAAGTATTGCAGACCTTTTTTGCCCTAATGAAGTATGCCAATATTCACGACACGGCTGCCTATCGTGAAGTTCCAATCAGTGATGTTATGGAGCTCGTATTAAAGCCTAGTGGCGAAAATAAGTTCAACACCCCCCAACGGCGAGAATTCACCGAAATTCTTGAGATGCTGGCTGCGATGTCAATTACGGTAAGTATAATAGGAGAACAAGTCAATAAAAAAACTGGCAAGGGAAAGCCGGTACTCAAAGAAGAGAAAGGGGTAAAATTATTCCGCCTGGAAGCTACCTACTCGGTTAAAAAGGAGTTTCAATCGATCCCAAAGGAATCACTCAGTAAAGATTTACATTTTGACAGGACGGTTATAAACCGCTTTTCAGGTGAACTATTGCCAGGCAAATCACACCTGTTTGGAGCCAGGGCAAGCGTTTACTTTGATAGTCTGCTACATCTTGATGCCAATAAAGATGCTAAGGCAATTCTCTTAGGGTTTCAGTTCCAAACTCGGTTCAATCAATTAATGGACAAAAACCAATGCATTGAGTATGATCGAGGTTATTTAATTGACTTATGCGATTACGCTAAAACGAATCAAACCAAGCCTAGCAAGGCTACAAAGCAAATTGAAAATAATCTTGACAAGCTCATTAAGGCAGGTATTATATCAGGCTATAGTGGGCTTACAAATATTGATACCGACCGAATCAAGATAAGGCCGCCTAAAATTCCGGCCTTAAAGGCGAGTGCTTAGATACCATGTGGTCAGCGGTTCCAATTCATGTGGTCAGCGGTTCCAGAGTATGTGGTCAGCGGTTCCAATTCATGTGGTCAGCGGTTCCAGAGTATGTGGTCAGCGGTTCCGAGGATGCTTTGTAACTATTTGATAGTGAGTATACGTATATAGCGCCGTTACTTGCTTAAACTAATTAAACAGATTAAGCTAATTAATCTGATTGAATTAGTTTGTCAAAAGAGGTCAGCTTAACGCTCCCTCTTTTGACAAACTTAAGGGAGGAAAGAGAAAAGTCGGGCCGGGCGGAGACCACTACTTACCCCGAGGTGACTTTACCTTACTTTACCTTTTTGGTGTACAGGCACTCAGTGTCACCTACCCTCAGGTGCGTTTACAATAGTTTACATTTCGGACTACTTGTTGAGGTGCGTACCTAGCAGATACTCACCATTAAGTGGATATACTTTTGGGTTACTTTTGGCGTAGTTCAACCTAAACTGATTTTTCATTAAAATTGGATTACTCTTCTGCTACAATTTCCCGGTTTATCCTATCAAAAAAATCAAGGTGAGCTTTTGTTACGTTACGATTGATAACGCGAATAGTGTTTGTTTGATAATACAAATAGGGTGTCACCATAAAGCCACCAATATTCTTTCTTGAGCCGTCAATGATGGTTGTTCCTTCTGGTAGCAAGTAAGGCTCAAATGGCATGGCCTTGTTTGGAAATGCTGAATCAATTCGTTCTATTTCGTCATGGTACGCGTGAGCCGCAAATGCATTTACCAAATATTCCCCGCCTTCTATTTCGGCTGTAACGGCGACCTCTCCGGTGGGAATTGGCGAAATAAGGTTTATGCCGCCTTCGGCGTGTGAAGGAGCAATAACGAGGCCTCCCGCCGAAACGTCTATGATTAGCTCATACCTTAACAGGAGCTTGATATAATTTTCCGTGAGATAGTGCCAACCATCACGCTCATAGAACACGTTTTTGGGATCAAACAGACTTAATTCATCCATTGTATTACTTCGTAATTACGTAACTGATATTGCCGCCTATGGTTGCAGCCAGGCCCTTGGCGTACTCGTTCATTGATTCAAAGGCAACCATGAAGGGAGATCCGGACATACCCCGATAGGTAATTCGTGTTATATCGTTAGTAACATTTGACTCAAGCCCAAACTCAGAACCAAAATAACCGGACACCTTGACCTTACTGTCATTAACAGACACAACCAGGCGGGGGTATGAATTCCGACCTTTCACTTTCTTTGCGTCCGTCTGTATTTCCATAAAATCCCGATTGGCCTTATTGATGGTGTAGCCATTCTCAAGCAATGACTTTCCGGCAACCTTATAAAGAGCTGAATCGGGCATAGTAGTTGAAATGATAATCACATTCGTTCCCTTGGTAATGCCCTGAGCAAAGACGGAGCAGGAAAAAAGAAGCAGTACGATAAGTTTCATGGTGCGTTTTTTGGGTAAAGAAAGTCAATTCCCTCAACTACTCACACCGCACTTACTAAGGGGTAACCTTACTTTTGATGCCCTTTTCTCGTCGCTTTCACTAATCACAACTAAAGCCAGATCCGGCCAAAGAAAGAGTTTTCTTACCCGGTAAAAGGGTTGGCAATAACTTAATCAGACTTTACTTTACTTTACCTTTTTGCGCTTTCCCGGTTTCTGGCCATGCAGCCTCGGGAAGAATTTACTTACACTATAAAAAGGGGGTAGCACCTGAGCAGCTAGAGCCCTACAGAAAGAAAAAACGGAATAGAAACGGAATGAGCAGAAGGTTTTTCGGGAGTCATTACGCGCAGGCGGGAAGAGTTTTCCCACCCGATAAAAAAAGGGGAGAGTTTACCGCTTGGGGTATCGCTAGGGGTGCCGCCTATCCGAAAAACGGAGCAGCGACTTGATGTAGATTTAACCGACGCCAGGTCAGTTCATAAAATGGGTATGAAGAGTTTGCAAGTCAGTCACGCGAGGGGAAATACAACGTGAAAGCAGGAATAAAGCAGGAATAAAACCCCGATCCGGTGAGGCCCGGCAAGGTTTACTTTTGGGTTACTTTTGCGTTACTTTTCGGGTCGATCCCGCCGACCTCAGCAAAGGCAATCTGCTGTGAGTCTACTGCGAGAATAAAACGAATTTACAGGGACGACGTTGAGTTTTTGGGGTCCATAAGCCAAGGCTTAAAAAATGCGATAGCAGAAATAAAGCAGAAATAAAATTACCCCGAATGATTAGAGAATGATTAGAGGAATTGAGTTTTTGGGGTCCATAATGCGAGGAAGAGAAAACGGAATAAAAACGACATGAAAACGACATGAAGAGTTTTGTTAGTCAGTCAAGCGAGAGGTCGAAAACCTCACAAAACCTCACATTTATTAGAACTAAAGGTTTTTCTAACATCATTGCGCACGCCTATCAAATCTGCTTGATTAAAGCAATAAAGGTTTTTCGGGGGTCACTACGCGCAGGTAAAGAGTTTTTATTCCCGATCATGCGCGCAGCTGTGAAGAGTTTTTCCACCCGGTAAAAAGGGTGTACGTGGCAATTGAAGGTTTTTTCGCGGTCACAATGCACGTATTGAGTTTTCCGTGTCCATAAACGCCCACAGATAATGGCTATACGGGTAGTTTCTGTCACAGAAACCCGCCAGAAATCCCGCCGATGGGTCAACAGATTGTGTACCCACCCAAACCTGAGCGAACATAAGCGAAAAGATAATTAAGCCAGTAAAGCCAGCACATTACACTAACTGATCCTTTCTTTTGCTCGAGTCGGGAGCATCTAATCGAACGCCGTAGGTATTGAACACCCAGGCAGCCACCTCGTCAAAGTATTGAGCCGCGCCTGCCGGGTCCAGATCCGACAGGGAGCGAACAACCGTAACGGTTTGCCCGGCAACCTCCCAGGGCTCAGACAGAAACATAGCATTAAGCGCCTTATCGGTTTGCTCACGGTCTTTGTCGATCAGCTTACTTACCTCAGTCACCATATACCCCCAGTAGTAGCCGCGCTGGCCATTACCAACCCGCCACCGCTTACGAGTTAAATCAATAGTGTATGAACCCTCTAAAGCCCGGATTGCTTCAAAGACCTGCTTTCGGGTTTCGGGCCTCGTGGTGTCGAGTAGTAGCGTTCTGTCTGGTTTGCTGGCCATGTGGTTTCGGGTTGGCTTACTATCCCTAATATACACAATAATGTCGACAATTACCAGAACGAAGCGAATAAATGCGATATAAGGCGTTATCTCCATCAGATGTACGGCCATAAGGTCGGTTGTAGATAAGAGATTCTACCCCTATAAGCGGGCTTAATTTATGAGGTTTGTACCACTCTTGCCCATTGGTCAAAGAAAAACATCGTCAACAATCAATTTGATCAGGAAAACGTCGATTGGATTATACTCGACATTATGTCGAGTTCAAACAACGGCTCAATGACCTAGCTAGCTAGGCATATATTTATGGGCCAGAACGATCAGAAGAATTGGTTGGAGAAGTTGTTAAGGAATATCCGCATATATTTATGGGCCAGAACGATCAGAAGAATTGGTTGGAGAAGTTGTTAAGGAATATCCGCGAGAGCAAATTAAAATTGCTACGAAAGGGTCTCATGAATTTGATGAAAATCAAGAAGTACATCAGAACAATCAACCGGAATATTTAAAACAACAAGTTGAGAATAGTTTGAAACGTCTACAAACTGATTATATCGATTTATATTATATTCATTTTCCTGATGACAACACTCCGAAAGATCAAGCAGTTGCAGCATTACAAGAGCTTAAGGAACAAGGGAAGATTAAAGCCATTGGTGTATCAAATTTCACATTAGATCAACTTAAAGAAGCAAATAAAGATGGTTACGTTGATGTTGTACAGTTAGAATATAATTTATTGCACCGCGAAAATGAGGCAGTATTGCAATATTGTGTTGATCACCTAATCACATTTATTCCTTATTTCCCATTAGCATCCGGTATTTTAGCTGGAAAATATGATGAGAACACTAAATTTAGTGACCATCGTACTACACGTCGTGATTTTATACCTGGTGTTTTTGAAGAGAATGTGCGTCGCGTAAAAGCTTTGGAAAGCCTAGCTGCAGCACATCAAACTTCAATTGCGAACATTGTATTAGCATTTTATTTAACGAGACCAGCTATCGATGTGATTATTCCTGGTGCAAAACGTGCAGAACAAGTCATTGAAAATATTAAAGCTGCAGATATCGTTTTATCAGATGATGAGATTCAATATATCGATGAATTGTTTCCAATTGAAGACTAAATGAATTGTATTTAATGGTGATATCAGGCTGGGACATAAATCAATGTTCTATGCTCTCTAGCTAGCTAGGCCAGCTTAAAGGCTCAACTATTAGATTTAAGCAATAAGGGTGTTAAAGGGAAAATATTAACATCTAATTACTTAGGATTTAATAGTCCTAAAATGTATGGAGAATTACTTAAATTAAAAAATGTAGAGGTAAGATTAACTGATATTGCTGGATTCCATGCCAAAGGATATATTTTTGAACATAAGGATTATAGTTCTATGGTAATAGGAAGCTCTAATTTAACATCTAATGCGTTAAAGGTTAATTATGAGCATAATGTTTTACTGTCTACTATGAAAAATGGTGATTTAGTTGATAGTGTAAAAAATGAATTTGAATTGTTATGGCAAAAGAGTACCCCACTGACTGAGCAATGGATTAATTCATATAAAGAATCATTTGAGTACCGTTCCTTAGAAAAATTAGCGGAGGTTGAACAAACTCAAATGCTGCTAGCTGATAAGGTGAAAAAATCAGTGGAAATTGTACCCAATTTAATGCAAGCAGAAGCATTAAGGTCATTAAAAGCTATTAGGGATAAAACCAAAGATAAGGCGTTAATAATATCTGCAACTGGTACAGGTAAAACGATTTTATGTGCATTAGATGTTAGAGAAGTAAACCCTAATAAATTTTTATTTATTGTTCATAATGAGGGGATTTTAAATAGAGCTAAGGAAGAATTTAAAAAAGTATCTAGCTAGCTAGATTTTGATTTCCATTCTATTCATGATAATGTATTAAAACTTGATATACTTGGACACGATGATCCAACAATGATTCGTATGCTTCAAGATTTATCGGGCATTGATCCAAAAACGATACCTGTAGATGACAAAGAAGTCATGCAAATATTTAGTACACCTGAAAGTTTAGGTGTTACTGAAGATGAAATTTTATGTAAAACAGGTACGTTTGGGGTTCCAGAATTCGGTACAGGGTTCGTGCGTCAAATGTTAGAAGATACAAAGCCAACAACATTTTCTGAATTAGTTCAAATCTCAGGATTATCTCATGGTACAGATGTGTGGTTAGGCAATGCTCAAGAATTAATTAAAACCGGTATATGTGATTTATCAAGTGTAATTGGTTGTCGTGATGATATCATGGTTTATTTAATGTATGCTGGTTTAGAACCATCAATGGCTTTTAAAATAATGGAGTCAGTACGTAAAGGTAAAGGTTTAACTGAAGAAATGATTGAAACGATGAAAGAAAATGAAGTGCCGGATTGGTATTTAGATTCATGTCTTAAAATTAAGTACATGTTCCCTAAAGCCCATGCAGCAGCATACGTTTTAATGGCAGTACGTATCGCATATTTCAAAGTACATCATCCACTTTATTACTATGCATCTTACTAGCTAGCTAGAATGGTTAGATAAAAATATTTATCTTTCCGACATGGGCCAAATCGCTAAACCGTTTGTGCTGTCTACGGAAACCAACTGGCCGGAGCCACCACACCGACCGTATCGCCGGGGGATAAAAAAGGGGGTAAAATCACGTTACGGTAGTTGGTTTATGGTTTAGCCAATCGACGGCGCTCTTTCTTTTTTAGCTGTCAATTTGCCTTCCTGAATCCGCTGTACGCAGAACGAACATTTCTCGATAACTCCACGAGAGCGAACGGTTACGTCTGGATTACCATTTTCACAAATGGCATACTCTTTCGTGGATCAAAAATATATACGGAAGGTAATAAAAATGATCTATTCACTTTTCTGCAAACAGAACTTCTACCTGTTTTGTCTGAGTTTTGGTCTAAAAATCAATATGTCATGAAAGCCATCGGCTGTCTTTTCCTTTCGTTCGTTCCTGTTTTCGTTTAATGGCCACGCCCAGCCCGCCATCGACTCGCTGAAAACCCGGGTTCTGCAACCGTCTGCTATGCAGGCCGATTTTACCTCCGCAAACTGCTGGAAGAAAGAAACGCATCCGGGTTTATATCGCTACACGCCAAAAGCAATCATGCAGGCTAAGCTGGATACTAGCTAGCTAGCTTCTGATCTGTTGCTGTTCGTCAGTAAGTGTGGTATTGGCAGGCAACGTTTGATCGTTTTTTTTGTGGCGTTGTCTCCATTTGCTGATTCGTCCTGGATCGATGTCCAATTCGCGGGCGGCTTCTTGAATTGATCCTTTTACATAAGACAGCTCGACAGCCATTTCCTTGAATGCTTCGTCAAACACACGTCGTTTAACCATGGTCAAATTGGCTGACGACAACTTCAGCAGCCCACCATATCCGGCTCACGGCTGATCGGCCGACATTGAAAGCAGGTCCCGATGAACTGCTGGCTACAGTAGAAGGGTTTACGTCGAAAAGCAAAGATGGTGCCCAGGTATCGAACCTGTTCAAACCGATTTGAACTTGCTACATTTGACTGGAGACTTTTTTTTTTAGGCAGATTTGAGGCCAAACTTCAATTTGACCATGGTTAAACGACGTGTGTTTGACGAAGCATTCAAGGAAATGGCTGTCGAGCTGTCTTATGTAAAAGGATCAATTCAAGAAGCCGCCCGCGAATTGGACATCGATCCAGGACGAATCAGCAAATGGAGACAACGCCACAAAAAAAACGATCAAACGTTGCCTGCCAATACCACACTTACTGACGAACAGCAACAGATCAGAAGGTTGCAACGAGAGCTTCGAGAAGCTCCTAGCTAGCTAGTATTGAATTTTATTTTAACTTAATTAAAAAAAGATTAGTAGCCACAATTTTGACTACTAATCTTAGTTAAAATTCAGTATCTAAATATTAAATTATTGTTTTAATGTACTTCAATTTATGGTAAAACCCAGTATCGATTTAACATAAAAATGCTCAAGTTGATTATTCTATATAAGAACCGATATTTCTGAATTTTTCAAAGCGATCATTAGCAATTTCATCACGTGATAATGACTCAAGTGAATCTAACTGTGCAACAAACGCTGATTTAATAGCTAAAGCTTGCTGTTCAACATCTTTATGTGCACCGCCAAGTGGTTCAGAAATGACATCATCTATAATACCTAATTGCTTAATATCATGGGCAGTAATTTTCATTGTTTCAGCTGCAATTTTAGCCAAATTACTGTCTTTCCATAATAATGCCGCTGCACCTTCAGGAGATATAACAGAGTAAGTACTATTCTCTAACATCAATACTTTATTGGCAATACCAATACCTAGAGCACCTCCACTGCCACCTTCACCAATGACTATCGCAATAACTGGTACTTTTAATGAAGCCATCTAAATCAAATTTGTTGCGATAGATTCACTTTGTCCACGTTCTTCAGCAGCTTTACCAGGATATGCACCTTTTGTATCTATAAATGTAAAGATAGGACGATTGAATTTTTCAGCTTGTTTCATTAAACGTAATGCTTTTCGATAACCTTCTGGATGCGCCATACCAAAATTTCGATAAATATTATCTTTTGTATCTTTTCCACGTTGTTGTCCAATAACTGTCTAGCTAGCTAGATATGAGCTCGAGCAAAAGGAGGAAGATCATTCAGGTATAGATAAAATGCCACAAACGGGCTCCGAGGAGCTTGCGCAGATATTGGCTTAAACAGAAACGAGCTCTGTAGGGATACAACTCGCCAGGGATGAGCCATGCCACGTACAACCGTACGTTTACCCCGGATTGATAGCTTGAAGCCATCCGGGGTTTTTTCGTGTCCTACGGCCACGGGATTTTCTTAGGCATAAGGCCACACCAACTGTACTAAAAAGCAGACGAAGGGGAAAAAAGCACTTAATAAAATCAACTTACTTTTATTAAGTGCTTTTTTATAACAGGGTAAAAAAATGAGCAGGCTACACCATCCGGT contains:
- a CDS encoding aldo/keto reductase is translated as MYGPERSEELVGEVVKEYPREQIKIATKGSHEFDENQEVHQNNQPEYLKQQVENSLKRLQTDYIDLYYIHFPDDNTPKDQAVAALQELKEQGKIKAIGVSNFTLDQLKEANKDGYVDVVQLEYNLLHRENEAVLQYCVDHLITFIPYFPLASGILAGKYDENTKFSDHRTTRRDFIPGVFEENVRRVKALESLAAAHQTSIANIVLAFYLTRPAIDVIIPGAKRAEQVIENIKAADIVLSDDEIQYIDELFPIED
- a CDS encoding DEAD/DEAH box helicase family protein, which produces MLLADKVKKSVEIVPNLMQAEALRSLKAIRDKTKDKALIISATGTGKTILCALDVREVNPNKFLFIVHNEGILNRAKEEFKKVSS
- a CDS encoding transposase, with the translated sequence MVKRRVFDEAFKEMAVELSYVKGSIQEAARELDIDPGRISKWRQRHKKNDQTLPANTTLTDEQQQIRS
- a CDS encoding transposase, whose protein sequence is MVKRRVFDEAFKEMAVELSYVKGSIQEAARELDIDPGRISKWRQRHKKNDQTLPANTTLTDEQQQIRRLQRELREAPS